One region of Mucilaginibacter gotjawali genomic DNA includes:
- a CDS encoding transporter substrate-binding domain-containing protein — protein sequence MKFHKYFWLLTIAFTLSFLSKAHGQQHVLHDSTSRLDHIQKTGILRIGIPGDYAPFAMSKGDSLYGADIKMGRALASAMGVKPVFVKTSWANLAKDMRNDSFDVALGGISITPERAAMASFSVSYHSGGKTFLCRRADSARFSMPDAVNKPGVRLIENKGGTNESVARSLFPAATLQIFPDNIGIFNEIVVGHADVMVTDDTEADLKTLQYPQLCRSFAGTITKSDKAMWIHSDVELVSFVNNWLQKELATGLPQQWLKEGMLPGN from the coding sequence ATGAAGTTTCACAAATATTTTTGGCTTTTAACTATAGCTTTCACGCTGTCGTTCTTGTCCAAAGCCCACGGGCAGCAGCACGTATTACATGATTCAACGTCAAGGTTAGATCACATCCAAAAAACCGGAATTTTACGAATAGGCATCCCCGGTGATTATGCCCCTTTTGCAATGAGCAAAGGCGATTCGCTTTATGGCGCCGACATCAAAATGGGCCGCGCGCTGGCTTCAGCCATGGGTGTTAAGCCGGTATTTGTAAAAACGAGCTGGGCAAACCTGGCTAAAGATATGCGGAACGATTCCTTCGATGTTGCCCTCGGAGGGATCAGCATTACACCTGAACGGGCTGCCATGGCAAGCTTTTCTGTTTCTTATCACTCGGGTGGAAAGACTTTTCTTTGCCGGAGAGCAGACAGTGCCCGGTTCTCGATGCCGGACGCCGTAAATAAACCTGGCGTCCGTTTAATCGAAAACAAAGGCGGAACAAATGAATCAGTAGCGCGCTCGTTATTTCCCGCAGCGACCTTACAGATATTTCCCGATAACATTGGGATTTTCAACGAGATAGTAGTCGGCCATGCCGATGTAATGGTAACGGATGATACCGAGGCCGATTTGAAGACCCTGCAATACCCTCAGCTTTGCCGTAGCTTTGCAGGGACGATAACTAAAAGCGATAAGGCAATGTGGATTCACAGCGATGTCGAATTAGTGAGTTTTGTAAATAACTGGTTGCAGAAGGAACTTGCCACAGGGTTACCACAGCAATGGTTAAAGGAGGGGATGTTACCAGGTAATTGA
- a CDS encoding cadherin-like beta sandwich domain-containing protein → MASDGRHYYTITGNYITAPAATIFCATGNPGNIIGSTPSDGSGVYTYQWQTSTDSVNFTTVSGVSSIDFAPTQISQTTWYRRLVTSGSDTATSISNIVVITISQPVTNNTITAPAVITFNAPSVPGVVAGNTPSGGSTYTYQWQISTDDLNFTDLSGATGKDLANPPLLNQTTYLHRVVTSGACTTPVISNTVKIIVEIPVTGNTIVAPSVTGFCLTGDPDVITGGTLSGGNGTYSYQWQSSTDSIHFTTIEGANSTNFDPPPVSQTTWYRRLAFSGPPGAASATVDANSLDFFLIGGQSNAFGTGRLSLQTPIPAGICWEYVKGAFVPVTNQAINTGNTGSMWAAFAVAYYNRTGRKVCLVPASVVSSSQVASIDDGSGNWDVTGNLVANAVLLLNKGVAAAQNAGWTTQVKGVLWDQGERDSNNITLGNITIGMYREALQNLIANFRTRIANNSLPFYIFRVANSTTGGLQVQATQEAIGKSDPNTMVVFRDANDFTEANGFLNPVNPVHYTQAGYNLAGQIGGDNGGAYTVPVFSNVIKINISNQEIPVLVDTLIQINSGNPATLAVASPNSNNEYNWYDSLDTTTVVFSGPTFITSPITANKTYFVQAVNGACGISPIVAARVSIINGLDSLRLSTGTLNPIFRTGIFSYNASVDNSVTSFTLTPVINDPAATIAVNGSPVETGTSSADIPLVVGPNPVNITVTAVDGTIKTYTLVVTRKLSANANLSDFQLYSGTISPAFAANATSYTASVGYDVSGVKLSVTADDANATIAVNGISMMTGAGSIDIPLSFGQNSVAVTVTAADGLTTKTYALLITRAGASVNARLADLTLSTGTLTPVFVTTKTSYAASVINSITSITVTPISSDNTATISVNNIPVISGMPSTAIPLNIGPNIINITGTAQDKTTTLTYTLTVNRAVAANANLVALHLSAGTLSPIFSTATTGYTTSVPNTMASITVIPIAADINAAIKINSVTVISNQASTPIPLNIGPNSISITVTAQNGTTEKTYSVVVSRLPSANAGLAGITLSNGVITPVFSTSKYSYTASVPYNVSSVKLTATGSDTTAMITVNGTQVQPGTASPDIPLSVGPNTIATTVTAQDGITIKTTTLLISRAAPSSNASLANLKISSGTLTPVFSAAKFPYTATVAYSVGSITITPTASDTTGNIKVNGLAVISGTASASVPLSIGQNVITITVVAQDGITAKTYTVAITRLAPSANAALYILRLGSAALSPLFAPATTAYSASVANSVASTTITLVTTDANATVTINGVPAKSGTASAPVPLNTGLNTITVTVTAQDGITVNTYTITVTRLASVNASLAGLTLSNGTLTPVFTATRFAYTALVPYAVNSIAVASTVADTTATIAVNGTPMQSGIPTAFMPLFVGANTVTAAVTAQDGITIKKYTIIVTRAAPSTNANLISLTLSNATLTPVFASGRVAYTAKVPFTISSLTLVPTAGDATATITVNGAAVPSGTAAPAIALSVGTNTVTTTVTAQDGITTKAYTAVITRAAPSANASLAGMVLNVGTLTPAFAPGRFAYTAAIAYTVASVNVTPTVSDATATITVNGLPVLSGMASAVVPLSIGSNTINIVVAAQDGITTKTYTVILTRAGPSENAGLASLALSTGTLTPVFATTKTSYASFVANNVTSIAFTPTVSDSTATVMVNNMPVKSGTSSTAIPLIVGPNIINVTTQAEDGVTTKTYAVTVTRVKSSNANLVSLQLSSGTLSPVFSATTTGYAASVANAVAVMTLTPATADTNATITINNIPVKSGLASAPVPLAVGSDTIVIKTTAQNGTTSKTYTLIITRAMPAANSIYVPVSVVDPFDNQQLSDLIKIHQAVSPNGDGINDFLMIDGITAYPDNKLTIMNKAGEVIFETIGYDNITTVFDGHSNKNGKKQQSGTYFYLLEYKVGDVAKRKSGFLILKW, encoded by the coding sequence ATGGCGAGCGATGGCCGGCATTACTATACTATTACCGGAAATTATATCACTGCACCTGCAGCTACCATTTTTTGTGCTACCGGAAACCCAGGGAATATCATCGGCAGTACACCATCTGATGGAAGCGGCGTTTATACCTATCAGTGGCAAACATCTACCGATAGTGTTAATTTTACCACCGTTTCGGGCGTCAGCAGTATTGATTTTGCTCCTACGCAAATCAGTCAAACCACCTGGTACAGGCGGCTGGTAACTTCGGGTAGTGATACTGCCACATCGATAAGTAATATAGTTGTAATAACAATCTCTCAGCCAGTTACCAATAACACGATAACAGCACCCGCAGTTATCACATTTAATGCACCTTCCGTTCCCGGAGTTGTTGCAGGCAATACTCCATCAGGTGGCAGCACCTATACTTACCAATGGCAAATTTCTACTGACGACCTTAATTTCACTGATCTAAGCGGAGCTACAGGCAAGGATCTTGCAAATCCACCCTTATTAAACCAAACTACTTATTTACACAGGGTCGTTACATCGGGAGCGTGTACTACACCTGTAATAAGCAATACGGTGAAAATAATTGTGGAAATACCGGTTACCGGCAATACTATCGTTGCGCCATCTGTAACAGGGTTTTGTTTGACTGGCGATCCGGACGTAATAACCGGCGGCACGCTTTCCGGGGGGAATGGAACTTATAGTTATCAGTGGCAAAGCTCGACAGATAGTATTCATTTTACTACCATTGAAGGGGCAAATAGCACCAATTTTGACCCTCCGCCGGTCAGCCAAACAACCTGGTACCGTCGGCTTGCATTTTCAGGGCCGCCGGGCGCAGCTTCAGCTACAGTAGATGCCAATAGCCTTGACTTTTTTTTAATAGGAGGCCAAAGCAATGCCTTTGGTACGGGACGTCTTTCACTGCAAACACCCATTCCCGCAGGTATTTGCTGGGAATATGTCAAAGGCGCGTTTGTGCCCGTCACCAACCAGGCAATCAACACCGGCAATACTGGTTCAATGTGGGCAGCTTTTGCTGTTGCTTATTATAACAGAACCGGCCGGAAAGTATGCCTTGTACCGGCATCCGTTGTTTCTTCGTCGCAAGTTGCCTCTATTGATGATGGCAGCGGGAACTGGGATGTAACTGGAAATTTAGTCGCCAATGCTGTTTTATTATTAAATAAGGGAGTGGCTGCTGCACAAAATGCCGGCTGGACCACCCAGGTTAAAGGTGTTTTGTGGGACCAGGGCGAACGGGATAGTAACAATATAACACTGGGAAATATTACGATAGGGATGTACCGGGAAGCTTTGCAGAATTTGATCGCCAATTTCAGAACCAGGATCGCCAATAACAGTTTGCCTTTTTATATTTTCAGAGTAGCCAATAGTACAACGGGTGGGTTGCAGGTACAGGCAACACAGGAGGCTATCGGAAAATCGGACCCCAATACCATGGTTGTATTCAGGGACGCTAATGATTTTACTGAAGCCAATGGGTTTCTCAATCCTGTTAACCCCGTGCATTATACACAGGCAGGATATAACCTGGCGGGGCAAATTGGAGGCGATAATGGAGGTGCTTACACGGTACCTGTTTTTAGTAACGTTATCAAAATAAATATTTCAAACCAGGAGATCCCGGTTTTGGTTGATACCCTGATACAAATCAACAGTGGCAACCCGGCCACCCTGGCCGTTGCTTCGCCTAATAGTAATAATGAATATAACTGGTATGATTCTTTGGACACAACTACCGTTGTGTTTTCCGGCCCTACATTTATAACCTCCCCTATAACCGCAAATAAAACCTATTTTGTTCAGGCAGTAAACGGAGCCTGCGGGATATCACCAATAGTTGCTGCTCGGGTAAGTATTATTAATGGGCTTGACAGCCTTAGGTTAAGCACAGGTACATTAAACCCAATTTTCCGGACAGGGATATTTAGTTATAATGCATCGGTTGACAATTCGGTAACCTCTTTCACATTAACCCCGGTTATCAACGATCCTGCGGCAACTATTGCTGTTAATGGCAGCCCGGTAGAAACGGGCACCTCATCGGCAGATATTCCATTGGTCGTTGGTCCCAATCCGGTAAATATTACGGTAACCGCGGTTGACGGTACAATTAAAACATACACACTGGTCGTAACCAGGAAACTTTCTGCAAATGCAAATCTTTCAGATTTTCAATTATACAGCGGCACTATATCGCCGGCGTTTGCAGCGAATGCTACCAGCTATACCGCATCAGTAGGTTATGATGTTTCAGGTGTTAAATTAAGTGTAACTGCAGATGATGCAAATGCAACAATAGCCGTTAACGGCATTTCCATGATGACAGGTGCGGGATCAATAGACATCCCTTTATCTTTCGGTCAAAATTCCGTTGCTGTTACAGTGACAGCAGCAGACGGGTTAACTACGAAAACATATGCATTGTTGATAACACGGGCCGGAGCATCTGTGAATGCAAGACTTGCAGACTTGACCTTAAGTACCGGAACTTTAACGCCGGTTTTTGTAACTACAAAAACCAGTTATGCAGCATCAGTAATTAATAGCATAACCTCAATTACTGTTACCCCAATTTCAAGCGACAACACAGCAACAATTTCCGTAAATAATATACCGGTGATATCAGGCATGCCGTCAACAGCAATTCCATTAAATATTGGCCCGAATATTATTAATATAACCGGAACAGCGCAAGATAAAACTACTACCTTAACCTATACCCTAACCGTTAACCGTGCAGTAGCGGCAAATGCCAACCTTGTTGCACTCCATTTAAGCGCGGGTACGCTTTCGCCGATTTTTTCAACGGCTACAACCGGCTATACTACGTCCGTTCCCAATACCATGGCCTCCATTACTGTGATACCTATTGCCGCCGACATAAATGCTGCAATAAAAATAAATAGTGTGACAGTAATATCTAACCAGGCTTCGACCCCCATTCCTTTAAACATTGGCCCAAATAGCATTAGTATAACGGTAACCGCACAGAATGGAACCACGGAAAAAACATATTCGGTAGTTGTAAGCAGGCTTCCTTCGGCAAATGCAGGCCTTGCTGGAATTACATTAAGCAATGGGGTAATAACGCCCGTTTTTTCAACATCAAAATACAGCTACACGGCATCTGTACCTTATAATGTAAGTTCAGTAAAATTGACAGCCACGGGTAGTGATACGACGGCGATGATAACCGTAAATGGAACCCAGGTGCAGCCTGGCACCGCGTCACCTGATATCCCGTTATCTGTGGGGCCAAACACAATCGCCACTACGGTTACAGCCCAGGATGGGATCACTATTAAAACTACTACGCTACTTATTTCCAGGGCTGCACCATCTTCAAATGCAAGCCTTGCAAACCTTAAAATTAGCAGCGGTACCTTAACACCGGTTTTTTCGGCAGCCAAATTTCCTTATACTGCAACAGTGGCCTACTCGGTGGGGTCAATAACAATAACACCAACCGCAAGCGATACAACGGGAAATATTAAAGTTAATGGACTTGCCGTGATATCCGGTACCGCGTCAGCTAGCGTCCCGCTTTCAATTGGCCAAAACGTGATCACGATAACAGTGGTCGCCCAGGATGGAATTACAGCGAAGACCTATACAGTTGCGATAACCAGGCTCGCGCCATCTGCAAATGCCGCGCTTTACATCCTTCGTTTAGGTTCTGCGGCACTTTCGCCCCTTTTTGCGCCAGCAACAACAGCCTATTCAGCTTCGGTCGCCAATTCGGTTGCCTCAACAACAATAACCCTTGTAACTACTGATGCAAACGCTACTGTAACAATTAACGGTGTTCCGGCAAAATCAGGTACGGCATCGGCCCCTGTTCCTTTAAACACCGGGCTGAATACCATTACCGTTACGGTAACCGCACAGGATGGCATAACGGTAAATACCTATACTATTACAGTAACCAGGCTTGCTTCGGTCAATGCAAGTCTCGCGGGGCTTACATTAAGCAACGGCACGTTAACACCGGTTTTTACAGCGACGAGGTTTGCATATACAGCTTTAGTACCCTACGCCGTGAACTCAATTGCCGTCGCCTCAACCGTCGCTGATACCACGGCAACAATAGCAGTAAACGGCACGCCGATGCAATCGGGTATACCAACGGCTTTTATGCCATTATTCGTTGGTGCTAATACCGTTACCGCCGCCGTTACGGCCCAGGATGGGATAACAATTAAAAAGTATACTATCATCGTTACCAGGGCTGCGCCATCCACTAATGCGAACCTAATCAGCCTTACGTTAAGCAATGCTACATTGACGCCTGTTTTTGCGTCCGGACGGGTAGCATATACAGCGAAAGTGCCATTTACGATAAGTTCGTTAACGCTGGTGCCAACTGCTGGCGACGCTACAGCAACAATAACAGTTAATGGTGCCGCAGTACCATCAGGCACAGCGGCACCGGCAATTGCTTTGTCCGTAGGTACAAATACTGTTACTACAACTGTTACTGCGCAGGACGGGATAACAACCAAAGCGTACACCGCAGTGATAACGCGAGCGGCTCCATCCGCAAATGCAAGCCTTGCCGGCATGGTATTGAATGTTGGGACATTAACCCCTGCTTTTGCGCCCGGACGGTTTGCCTACACGGCAGCAATAGCTTATACCGTTGCCTCAGTTAACGTGACCCCAACCGTTAGTGATGCGACGGCAACAATAACAGTTAACGGCTTGCCTGTACTTTCTGGTATGGCATCTGCGGTAGTTCCATTGTCTATCGGCTCAAATACGATCAATATAGTGGTTGCTGCCCAGGACGGAATAACAACGAAAACTTATACGGTAATATTAACGAGAGCCGGGCCTTCAGAAAATGCCGGGCTTGCCAGTTTGGCCTTAAGTACGGGGACGCTGACGCCGGTTTTTGCAACAACAAAAACCAGTTATGCCTCCTTTGTAGCTAACAATGTAACGTCGATAGCTTTTACACCAACAGTAAGCGACTCTACGGCAACAGTAATGGTAAACAATATGCCGGTAAAATCAGGCACGTCATCTACAGCGATTCCTTTAATAGTTGGCCCCAATATTATTAACGTGACAACACAGGCCGAGGATGGCGTTACCACAAAAACCTATGCGGTAACTGTAACCCGTGTAAAAAGCTCAAATGCTAACCTTGTTTCGCTTCAATTAAGTTCGGGGACGTTATCGCCGGTTTTTTCGGCTACAACAACCGGCTATGCGGCTTCTGTGGCCAATGCTGTTGCTGTAATGACGTTGACACCGGCAACCGCGGATACAAATGCGACCATAACAATAAACAATATACCTGTAAAATCAGGCCTTGCGTCAGCTCCTGTTCCTTTAGCCGTTGGATCTGATACTATTGTAATAAAAACAACTGCACAAAATGGAACAACATCAAAAACATATACTTTGATTATTACCAGGGCAATGCCGGCTGCAAACAGCATTTATGTGCCGGTAAGTGTTGTAGATCCGTTTGATAACCAGCAGCTTTCGGATCTAATAAAAATACATCAGGCAGTATCACCAAACGGGGACGGTATTAATGATTTTTTGATGATCGACGGAATTACTGCTTACCCTGATAATAAATTAACGATCATGAATAAAGCCGGAGAAGTAATTTTCGAGACGATTGGATACGACAACATTACAACGGTTTTTGACGGGCATTCCAATAAAAATGGCAAAAAGCAACAATCCGGCACATATTTTTACCTGTTAGAATATAAAGTAGGTGATGTCGCAAAGCGCAAATCTGGTTTTTTAATTCTTAAATGGTAA
- a CDS encoding SDR family oxidoreductase, whose amino-acid sequence MKLSNNKILITGGASGIGLGLTERFIQENNTVIVCGRRESVLKEVAEKHPSVITKVCDLGVEEERVELYNWVAENHPDLNVLVNNAGIQQWMNISDDNFFQRAKDEIITNIEAPVHLTGLFSKLPSLNTIINVSSGLAFVQFAKVPVYCATKAFFHSFTLSSRYLLKAKNIEVIELIPPALNTDLGGKGLHDTQPPVSAFVDAVFEQLKEGKTEITFGFSAAMANGTHEEIQAAFNRLNPA is encoded by the coding sequence ATGAAACTATCAAACAACAAAATACTGATCACCGGCGGTGCAAGCGGCATTGGGCTGGGGCTTACTGAAAGATTTATACAGGAAAACAATACTGTAATTGTTTGCGGCAGACGGGAATCGGTTTTAAAAGAAGTTGCTGAAAAACATCCATCAGTAATCACCAAAGTGTGCGATTTAGGTGTTGAAGAGGAGCGCGTTGAATTATACAATTGGGTTGCCGAAAACCATCCCGATTTAAATGTACTGGTAAACAACGCGGGCATACAACAATGGATGAATATCAGCGATGATAATTTCTTCCAGCGTGCTAAAGATGAGATCATCACAAACATTGAAGCACCCGTTCACCTAACCGGTCTTTTCAGCAAATTGCCGTCTTTGAACACGATCATCAATGTGAGCTCAGGCCTGGCTTTTGTGCAGTTTGCCAAAGTGCCGGTATATTGTGCCACCAAAGCATTCTTTCATTCATTTACGCTGTCATCGCGCTATTTACTAAAAGCAAAAAACATAGAGGTGATCGAATTGATCCCGCCTGCGCTTAATACTGATCTTGGCGGCAAAGGTTTACATGATACACAACCTCCGGTAAGCGCTTTTGTCGACGCCGTTTTTGAGCAATTAAAGGAAGGCAAAACTGAAATTACATTTGGCTTTAGCGCAGCAATGGCTAATGGAACACATGAGGAAATACAGGCTGCTTTTAACCGGTTGAATCCCGCTTAA
- a CDS encoding GCN5 family acetyltransferase, which translates to MSKYPDIKNKELVGTYPALVKSGGGYVWDAVLEYRVWCHPHAGAPDTEDGDDYYYVFDNYEEALEFSDENPGTEEPLALILQREYIDEPEPGKYVHIKEERLTEWPVEFLGRPRRNENTIPDFLSPDAPGNRLEILRGLA; encoded by the coding sequence TAAAAATAAGGAACTAGTTGGTACATATCCAGCGCTGGTTAAATCAGGAGGAGGTTATGTTTGGGACGCGGTGTTGGAGTACCGGGTTTGGTGTCACCCGCATGCAGGAGCTCCTGACACCGAAGATGGTGACGACTATTATTATGTTTTTGATAATTACGAGGAAGCTCTCGAGTTTTCGGACGAGAACCCCGGTACAGAAGAGCCTCTGGCGCTTATTCTGCAACGAGAATACATTGATGAACCCGAACCGGGTAAATATGTACACATTAAGGAAGAGCGATTGACTGAATGGCCCGTTGAGTTTCTTGGCCGCCCCAGAAGAAATGAAAATACAATCCCCGACTTTTTGTCGCCAGACGCGCCGGGTAACAGGTTAGAGATATTACGAGGCTTGGCTTGA
- the rlmF gene encoding 23S rRNA (adenine(1618)-N(6))-methyltransferase RlmF: MSAVPTQTPAEKENLHPRNSHRQGYDFKLLMKGTPELRRFVKLNQFDAESINFSDPDAVKVLNKALLKQFYGINKWDIPAGYLCPPIPGRADYLHYAADLLAEINNGEIPRGKKINVLDIGVGANCVYPLIGASVYSWRFVGTDIDPAAIRAAKEILAANEGFKDKIIFRLQTNKANIFKGIIKEGEGFDITICNPPFHASLQEAQLSAATKWKKLGIAKQNAALNFGGQKTELWCYGGEAGFIRRMVEQSALVAKQCLWFSTLVSKKDTLPVIYKALKAVNALDVKTISMMHGQKTSRIVAWTFLTPPEQADWRKTYW, translated from the coding sequence ATGTCAGCTGTTCCAACACAAACCCCCGCCGAAAAAGAAAACCTGCATCCCCGCAACTCGCACCGGCAAGGGTATGATTTTAAGCTGCTGATGAAAGGTACGCCCGAACTGCGCCGCTTTGTTAAGCTGAACCAGTTTGATGCGGAATCCATTAATTTTAGCGACCCGGATGCGGTGAAAGTGCTCAATAAGGCTTTACTAAAACAGTTTTACGGCATTAATAAATGGGATATCCCGGCAGGTTATCTTTGCCCGCCAATACCGGGCAGGGCAGATTATCTCCATTACGCCGCTGACCTGTTAGCCGAAATAAATAATGGCGAAATCCCCCGGGGTAAAAAAATAAATGTGCTGGACATTGGCGTCGGCGCTAATTGCGTGTATCCCCTGATTGGCGCCAGTGTGTACAGCTGGCGGTTTGTGGGCACAGATATTGATCCGGCGGCCATCAGGGCGGCCAAAGAGATTCTGGCAGCAAACGAAGGCTTTAAGGATAAGATCATCTTCCGTTTACAAACTAATAAAGCAAATATTTTTAAAGGAATTATTAAAGAAGGCGAGGGTTTTGATATTACTATCTGTAATCCCCCCTTTCATGCATCCCTACAGGAAGCACAGCTGTCCGCAGCTACCAAATGGAAAAAATTGGGGATCGCTAAGCAAAACGCAGCCTTAAATTTCGGCGGACAGAAAACGGAGCTATGGTGTTATGGCGGCGAAGCCGGATTTATACGCCGCATGGTGGAGCAAAGCGCCCTTGTGGCAAAGCAATGTTTGTGGTTCTCGACCCTGGTTTCCAAAAAAGATACGCTCCCTGTTATTTATAAAGCACTGAAAGCAGTAAACGCGCTGGATGTAAAAACCATCAGCATGATGCATGGGCAAAAAACCAGCCGCATAGTGGCCTGGACATTTTTAACCCCGCCTGAACAAGCCGATTGGCGAAAGACCTACTGGTAG
- the glgP gene encoding alpha-glucan family phosphorylase, protein MISKEEIFGYTPDPKYNKAVAYFSMEFAIDQALKIYSGGLGFLAGSHLRSAYELKQNTVGIGMLWKYGYYDQFRDMNADMKPMYVEKQYAFLQDTGIMFTVPVHDSPVHVKAYLLKPETFGSAPLFLLTTNLNENDEASRSITYRLYDSNEATRIAQSIILGIGGAMLLDILGLERDIYHMNEGHSLPLNFYLYSKFQNLDEVKKRVVFTTHTPEAAGNESHRYDLLKEMSFFYHLQSHEVKHILGMEGDYLNYTVAALKFAHKANGVSKMHAEVARDMWKDNKGICDIIAITNAQNKTYWKDEKLEIALAGNSDAAIAARKKEMKKDLFKVVADQCGKIFDENVLTIVWARRFAGYKRADLMMRDWDRFIKMIFNSKHPVQVIWAGKPYPEDFGAIEQFNQIIRRAKPLANCAVLTGYELGLSALVKKGSDVWLNNPSMYREASGTSGMTAAFNGSINLSLPDGWVPEFAVDQVNSFVIQPATQGLWNDETNHIEANNLMDALENVVLPMYYEDEKKWHAIIRKAATDIVPEFDSGRMVDEYYGKMYN, encoded by the coding sequence ATGATATCAAAAGAAGAAATTTTTGGGTACACACCCGATCCAAAATATAATAAAGCAGTTGCCTACTTCTCTATGGAGTTTGCTATCGACCAGGCGCTAAAGATCTATAGTGGGGGTTTAGGGTTTTTAGCGGGTTCGCATTTACGAAGCGCTTACGAATTAAAACAAAATACGGTTGGTATAGGCATGTTGTGGAAATATGGTTATTATGATCAGTTTCGCGACATGAACGCCGATATGAAACCGATGTATGTTGAAAAGCAATACGCTTTTTTGCAGGATACCGGCATTATGTTCACTGTGCCGGTGCATGATTCCCCTGTACATGTAAAGGCCTATCTGTTAAAGCCCGAAACATTCGGTTCGGCGCCATTATTTTTGCTGACGACCAACCTGAACGAAAATGATGAAGCTTCCCGTTCTATTACTTATCGCCTGTATGATTCAAATGAAGCAACCCGCATAGCCCAGTCCATTATATTAGGTATCGGCGGCGCCATGTTGCTGGATATACTGGGATTGGAGCGGGATATTTACCATATGAACGAGGGCCATTCGCTGCCCCTGAATTTTTACCTGTATTCAAAATTTCAAAATCTGGATGAGGTTAAAAAGAGAGTGGTATTTACCACCCACACACCCGAAGCTGCCGGTAATGAATCGCACCGCTATGACCTGTTAAAAGAGATGTCGTTTTTTTATCACTTGCAGTCGCATGAGGTAAAACACATCTTAGGGATGGAGGGCGATTACCTTAACTACACGGTTGCTGCCTTAAAATTTGCGCATAAGGCCAATGGCGTATCAAAAATGCATGCCGAAGTGGCCAGGGATATGTGGAAGGATAATAAAGGGATCTGCGATATTATAGCAATTACCAACGCGCAAAATAAAACCTACTGGAAAGACGAAAAGCTGGAAATAGCGTTGGCCGGTAACTCAGATGCCGCCATTGCAGCCCGAAAAAAGGAAATGAAAAAAGATCTTTTTAAAGTGGTGGCTGACCAATGTGGTAAAATATTTGATGAAAATGTGCTCACTATTGTTTGGGCGCGGCGTTTCGCCGGTTACAAACGCGCCGACCTGATGATGCGCGATTGGGACAGGTTCATCAAAATGATATTTAACAGTAAGCACCCGGTACAGGTGATCTGGGCAGGTAAACCATATCCTGAAGATTTTGGGGCGATAGAGCAGTTTAACCAGATCATCCGCAGGGCCAAACCACTGGCCAATTGTGCAGTGCTCACCGGGTATGAGCTCGGCCTTTCGGCACTTGTAAAAAAGGGTTCAGACGTTTGGCTGAATAACCCGAGCATGTACCGTGAAGCTTCGGGTACCAGCGGAATGACTGCGGCGTTTAATGGCAGTATCAACCTTTCATTGCCCGATGGATGGGTGCCTGAATTTGCCGTCGACCAGGTAAATAGTTTTGTAATACAACCGGCAACACAAGGCCTTTGGAATGATGAAACTAATCATATTGAGGCTAACAACCTGATGGATGCGCTTGAAAATGTGGTGTTGCCAATGTACTATGAAGATGAAAAGAAATGGCATGCCATTATACGAAAAGCGGCAACTGATATAGTGCCTGAATTCGACTCGGGCCGTATGGTGGATGAGTATTACGGAAAAATGTATAACTAA